Proteins encoded together in one Candidatus Korarchaeota archaeon NZ13-K window:
- a CDS encoding GNAT family N-acetyltransferase, protein MGDEELEIFRGIQRQSWGFFIAPRLKDHVVVVGFLDGMPVAMAYLNTHNFNIDYGVHVVRSHWRRRIGTRLLAELLKLARTMGSPALSVVRVFRSKRGAYSDIRAVRFYGANGPSERMSVYRLRSIGSSSL, encoded by the coding sequence ATGGGGGATGAGGAGCTCGAGATTTTTAGAGGAATCCAAAGGCAGAGCTGGGGTTTCTTCATCGCACCAAGGCTCAAAGACCATGTTGTGGTTGTCGGCTTTCTCGATGGGATGCCTGTTGCCATGGCTTACCTAAACACTCACAATTTCAACATCGACTACGGCGTTCATGTCGTCAGATCGCACTGGAGAAGGAGGATCGGAACCAGGCTCTTAGCAGAGCTCTTAAAGCTCGCAAGAACGATGGGCTCACCTGCTCTCAGCGTTGTCAGGGTGTTTAGAAGCAAGAGAGGCGCATACAGCGACATAAGGGCAGTGAGGTTCTACGGGGCGAATGGGCCGTCTGAGAGGATGTCGGTGTACAGGCTCCGTTCGATAGGCTCCAGCAGCCTTTAG
- a CDS encoding DUF3267 domain-containing protein, translated as MFSYRIRHREAASFSIVLFLAWCAIVNWLGAGVEVQPIAFTAGIAAGLLLHELVHIAFLMALGVRRLIIRPLLQFPLMGLSISHNVPLEKRSFAVEEVAPILTLTPILLSAARLTGGALRSVLLGASLINTIGSSGDLLLIALVVPFGNTKVLDRGVLIEVSGCRADKRLLIPVIMVDYFAWALISVFLALFAAMHLFSSS; from the coding sequence ATGTTCTCGTATAGAATCCGCCACAGAGAAGCAGCATCTTTCTCCATAGTGCTGTTCCTCGCCTGGTGTGCAATAGTCAACTGGCTGGGAGCTGGAGTAGAGGTGCAACCAATCGCCTTCACCGCAGGCATAGCAGCCGGGCTCCTTCTCCATGAGTTGGTGCACATAGCCTTCCTGATGGCTCTAGGGGTCAGGAGGTTGATCATCAGGCCCCTGCTCCAGTTCCCTCTGATGGGCCTCAGTATCTCGCATAATGTCCCCCTAGAAAAGAGGTCCTTCGCTGTGGAGGAGGTAGCTCCTATCCTCACGCTCACGCCCATCCTCTTATCTGCAGCTAGGTTAACCGGTGGTGCCCTCAGAAGCGTGCTTCTCGGGGCAAGCCTCATCAACACAATAGGCTCCTCAGGGGATCTCCTCCTGATAGCCCTTGTCGTGCCCTTTGGGAACACGAAGGTTCTCGACAGAGGGGTGTTAATCGAGGTCAGCGGTTGCCGTGCTGATAAGCGCCTGCTGATACCCGTGATTATGGTGGACTACTTCGCATGGGCTCTAATTTCTGTTTTCTTGGCTCTTTTCGCAGCAATGCACCTGTTCAGCAGCTCTTGA
- a CDS encoding antitoxin: MKTITVRDDTYRKLLSLKGRGSFSDVIDDLIRRDVERRVGKIIEACRAPPPDELEEIVRRLREEFRARA; this comes from the coding sequence ATGAAGACCATAACCGTGAGGGACGACACCTACCGGAAGCTGCTTTCCCTCAAGGGGAGGGGGAGCTTCTCCGATGTGATAGACGACCTGATCAGGAGGGATGTCGAGAGGAGAGTGGGAAAGATCATCGAGGCCTGCAGGGCTCCTCCACCCGATGAACTCGAGGAGATAGTGAGGAGGCTGAGGGAGGAGTTCAGGGCGAGAGCATGA
- a CDS encoding ATP-binding cassette domain-containing protein, which yields MATLLPQGVTVESQRGRIHALLGPNGSGKSTLMRMAIGPVKPDSGGIKVDGIDPVRDPISARMAVSYAPEEILIYEGLTSAEWLSFLGYKLHQQSLAEGVDRLQYQSSCTRP from the coding sequence ATGGCAACGTTATTGCCTCAGGGGGTCACTGTTGAATCTCAGAGAGGGAGAATACATGCCCTTCTGGGGCCTAACGGATCCGGTAAATCCACCCTCATGAGGATGGCCATAGGCCCCGTCAAACCCGACTCGGGAGGTATCAAAGTCGACGGCATAGATCCTGTAAGAGACCCCATATCGGCTAGAATGGCAGTGAGCTATGCTCCAGAGGAGATCCTCATCTACGAGGGCCTGACCTCGGCTGAGTGGCTCAGCTTCCTCGGTTACAAACTACATCAGCAGTCCTTGGCAGAAGGAGTTGACCGACTGCAGTACCAATCTTCATGTACCAGGCCTTGA
- a CDS encoding ABC transporter ATP-binding protein, translated as MLRYEGVSKSYGGTVALRGVTVEFQRGKIHALLGPNGSGKSTLMKIAVGLAKPDSGRVTVDGIDPVRDPISARMIVGYVPEEILIYESLTPAEWLSFLGQIYGIRKEALRGRLSSLIRAFKMEEQMGKLGGELSLGNKRKLMIIGALLHEPKVLILDEPFSGLDPEVARVLKEVMMRRAQEGGTVVFSTHVLELAEAIADEVTIIHSGEVVAKGPTRELRGKSDLESYFMEVTGLSSELQELLKAL; from the coding sequence GTGCTGAGGTACGAGGGCGTCTCCAAGAGCTACGGCGGGACGGTGGCCCTGAGGGGGGTCACCGTCGAGTTCCAGAGAGGAAAGATCCACGCTCTCCTGGGACCCAACGGCTCTGGGAAGTCCACGCTCATGAAGATTGCGGTGGGCCTCGCCAAGCCTGACTCCGGCAGGGTGACCGTTGACGGAATAGATCCCGTGAGGGATCCCATATCGGCTAGGATGATCGTGGGTTATGTTCCAGAGGAGATCCTGATATACGAGAGCCTAACCCCGGCCGAGTGGCTCAGCTTCCTGGGCCAAATATACGGGATACGGAAGGAGGCTCTCAGGGGAAGGCTGAGCTCCCTAATAAGGGCCTTCAAGATGGAGGAGCAGATGGGGAAGCTCGGAGGGGAGCTCAGTCTGGGAAACAAGAGGAAGCTCATGATCATAGGCGCCCTGCTCCACGAGCCCAAGGTGCTGATACTCGATGAACCATTCTCAGGCCTCGATCCCGAGGTGGCCAGGGTGCTGAAGGAGGTGATGATGAGGAGGGCCCAGGAGGGAGGGACGGTCGTCTTCTCAACGCACGTGCTCGAGCTGGCTGAGGCCATCGCTGATGAAGTTACGATAATTCACTCGGGCGAGGTAGTCGCTAAGGGACCGACGCGGGAGCTGAGGGGAAAGAGTGACCTCGAGAGCTACTTCATGGAGGTGACCGGCTTGTCTTCGGAGCTCCAGGAGCTCCTTAAGGCGCTTTAG
- a CDS encoding type II toxin-antitoxin system VapC family toxin — protein MRLVLDTSFLLELRKGKYSDLLREESVDVGDVGISILSLYELLVGAYYLREKGDYSELLWLDSLLRWVSIYPLDEEGIRLAAQLKANSMRRGDVYPDMDLLIATSVRPSKILTCDEDHERMRDELREHGIEVVMCGKGHRGKRDA, from the coding sequence ATGAGGCTCGTGCTCGATACCTCCTTCCTGCTGGAGCTCAGAAAGGGCAAGTACTCCGATCTGCTAAGGGAGGAGAGCGTTGATGTGGGCGATGTGGGGATATCGATCCTCTCGCTCTACGAGCTCTTGGTTGGGGCCTACTACCTCAGGGAGAAGGGGGACTACAGCGAACTCCTCTGGCTCGACTCCCTGCTGAGATGGGTGAGTATCTATCCCCTAGATGAGGAGGGGATACGCCTAGCAGCTCAGCTCAAGGCCAACTCGATGAGGAGAGGTGATGTGTATCCTGACATGGATCTCCTCATAGCGACCTCCGTCAGGCCATCGAAAATCCTGACCTGCGATGAGGACCATGAAAGGATGAGGGATGAGTTGAGGGAACATGGCATCGAGGTGGTGATGTGCGGAAAGGGCCATAGAGGCAAGCGAGACGCTTAA